In a genomic window of Amphiura filiformis unplaced genomic scaffold, Afil_fr2py scaffold_109, whole genome shotgun sequence:
- the LOC140144978 gene encoding uncharacterized protein encodes MASPSAKVDFQISPTLPKTKQEVVISVSLPLNASVEDFSAHIQSPGNTVKDLKFEEIGDKKCNASFVPEFVGQYEVIVNYCNKPCANSPKTLLVAPRGELKVTITGGPKLNNPHDIAEFGTDFIITNKGNHEVIVTDRSGLLRNKFVMPTLSSSQNFEPYAIAVRNDVIVVSDLENQRVIQYNKDWVPLKQIGVEFLKRPTGVVIDSDDKIYVADHELCCIRVFDLNDHLIKTIGREGTKPGELMKPWFIAINSRRQLVVADCQNFRVQIFNSITGEVVHCFKVIFEGSDMAVRGLTVDKHDIIYITAVTNTLRPRKKVECVLAYTMDGEFIGRLGGNLSLPRGIHVMEENYEMLAYVVDGGHHCIKVLTL; translated from the coding sequence ATGGCATCACCATCTGCAAAAGTAGACTTTCAGATCTCTCCAACTTTACCGAAAACTAAACAAGAAGTTGTAATATCTGTTTCTCTTCCTCTCAATGCATCAGTTGAAGACTTCAGTGCTCATATCCAGTCACCTGGAAATACTGTGAAAGACTTAAAGTTTGAAGAGATTGGGGACAAGAAATGCAATGCATCTTTCGTGCCTGAGTTTGTTGGTCAGTATGAAGTCATCGTAAATTACTGCAACAAGCCATGTGCCAACTCTCCCAAGACATTGCTTGTTGCTCCTCGAGGTGAGCTCAAAGTGACGATTACAGGGGGTCCTAAGCTGAACAACCCTCATGATATTGCAGAATTTGGTACTGATTTCATTATTACTAATAAAGGAAATCATGAGGTAATTGTTACAGATCGGTCTGGATTGCTTAGGAATAAGTTTGTTATGCCAACTCTGTCAAGTTCACAGAATTTTGAGCCATATGCAATAGCTGTACGGAATGATGTGATAGTTGTTTCAGACTTGGAAAACCAGCGTGTGATTCAGTATAACAAAGACTGGGTTCCTTTGAAGCAGATTGGTGTGGAGTTTCTTAAGCGACCAACAGGAGTGGTTATCGACAGTGATGACAAGATTTATGTTGCCGATCATGAACTCTGCTGCATACGTGTTTTTGACTTGAATGACCATCTCATCAAGACCATTGGAAGGGAGGGTACAAAACCTGGTGAACTCATGAAACCGTGGTTCATCGCCATCAACAGCAGACGTCAACTGGTGGTTGCCGACTGTCAGAATTTCCGGGTGCAAATCTTTAACTCTATCACAGGTGAAGTTGTCCACTGCTTTAAAGTCATATTTGAAGGAAGTGACATGGCTGTACGTGGGCTTACAGTTGACAAGCATGACATTATCTACATAACTGCTGTTACAAACACTCTCAGACCAAGAAAGAAGGTGGAATGTGTGTTGGCTTACACAATGGATGGGGAATTCATAGGACGCTTAGGGGGCAATTTGTCTTTGCCAAGGGGTATCCATGTAATGGAGGAGAATTATGAAATGTTGGCTTATGTAGTAGATGGGGGACACCATTGTATTAAGGTATTGactctataa